One genomic region from Cardinium endosymbiont of Dermatophagoides farinae encodes:
- a CDS encoding ComEC/Rec2 family competence protein, with amino-acid sequence MLNATVLPLFRLILIYIGGMLLATHYSSYLFITLMVLLVPSLLYFCMRATNTVLTWLHPIGLLLIFLIGYSNLLLQRAQQKKLTHWTNKHVVGYSVCIQKVYHPLNCKALITHIKDNAGWHNTHASIQLYFRKQSDYKPKKGDRLLIRGAPVHSLPSESMQQADPFTSLHYSAMYRHVLKQVDQDFICLQPFHERGKWAAAIKQWCGQTLQKRLKGKETMALVARLLWGAKETVDPGLEKAYADTGTIHVLAISGLHVGMLYLLIKAVFSFLFRKIGLFMLSELCTLLWLWLYAGLCDFAPPILRETIMITMARLGFLMGRGSNPYNGLLASAFALLLWEPFVLFNCGFQLSYVATLGILYLQPLIHRFIALKNRWLQKVWTATTLSIAAQASTLPLILYYFKQFPLYFIIANWLVVPAIFAILVLSLALLVGSHLPIVGMLLGFTLEKLIFVTNALVCWMAKWPISTLASCCINDRSACLLYIILLALCLFIQYKQLIYPIIISLSTIFYTVNRMQHLIAKQKNVS; translated from the coding sequence ATGTTAAACGCTACTGTCTTGCCCCTCTTTCGCCTCATATTGATCTATATAGGTGGCATGCTACTGGCCACCCACTATTCCAGCTACCTTTTCATTACACTAATGGTTTTGCTTGTACCAAGCTTGCTTTATTTTTGCATGCGCGCTACCAATACTGTTTTGACCTGGCTTCATCCAATAGGGCTGCTACTGATTTTTTTAATAGGGTATAGCAACCTATTGCTGCAACGCGCACAACAAAAAAAGCTGACTCACTGGACCAATAAGCATGTAGTGGGGTATAGCGTATGCATTCAAAAAGTATACCATCCACTTAACTGTAAAGCCTTGATTACCCATATAAAAGACAACGCAGGCTGGCACAATACTCATGCATCTATCCAACTTTACTTTCGCAAACAATCTGATTATAAACCCAAAAAAGGAGATAGGTTATTGATTCGTGGCGCACCTGTTCACAGCTTACCATCTGAAAGCATGCAGCAAGCAGATCCTTTTACATCTTTACATTATAGCGCTATGTATCGTCATGTTTTAAAGCAAGTCGATCAAGATTTCATTTGCCTGCAACCATTTCATGAAAGGGGAAAATGGGCAGCAGCTATCAAGCAATGGTGTGGCCAAACCCTCCAAAAGCGGCTAAAAGGTAAAGAAACGATGGCACTAGTGGCCAGACTTTTATGGGGTGCAAAAGAGACTGTAGACCCGGGTCTAGAAAAAGCCTACGCGGATACAGGCACCATTCATGTATTAGCCATTTCTGGTTTACACGTAGGCATGTTGTACTTACTTATAAAAGCTGTTTTTAGCTTTCTTTTTAGAAAGATAGGATTGTTTATGCTATCAGAGCTTTGTACCCTTCTTTGGCTTTGGCTATATGCTGGGCTCTGCGATTTTGCACCACCTATACTCCGTGAAACCATTATGATTACCATGGCCAGATTAGGCTTTCTAATGGGTAGAGGATCAAATCCTTACAATGGATTATTGGCTTCTGCTTTTGCCTTATTGTTATGGGAGCCATTTGTATTATTTAATTGCGGATTTCAACTTTCTTATGTAGCCACGCTAGGCATACTTTATCTACAACCCCTTATTCATCGTTTTATAGCCCTTAAAAATAGGTGGCTACAAAAAGTATGGACCGCTACTACGCTATCTATTGCTGCACAAGCAAGTACCTTACCGCTTATTCTATATTACTTTAAACAGTTCCCGCTCTATTTTATCATTGCCAATTGGTTGGTTGTACCAGCCATTTTTGCGATTCTGGTGCTGAGTCTGGCATTATTAGTGGGTAGCCACTTGCCTATAGTAGGCATGCTGCTAGGTTTTACGCTTGAAAAATTGATTTTTGTCACCAATGCATTGGTCTGTTGGATGGCAAAATGGCCCATAAGCACCCTTGCATCTTGCTGTATAAATGATCGTTCTGCCTGTCTACTATATATTATACTCCTTGCACTTTGCCTTTTCATTCAATACAAACAGCTTATTTATCCTATTATAATCAGTTTATCTACCATATTTTATACTGTAAATCGGATGCAACATTTGATAGCCAAACAAAAAAATGTAAGCTGA
- a CDS encoding ribonuclease HII, with translation MMRLHKPPEYKDYHHIAGCDHAGTGAIAGPIVGAAVILPNGFYNETLYNTKKLATALPIHLYNLIQQHAVSWSIAMVDHEEINKYGIPNASQLAIHNALNQLKILPSLLLVAGRSFDGYKAIPHQCIPQGDKIYAAITAANILAKIYRDRYMEKLDKDFPAYGWKKNKGYATPAHKQVIKQFGRTLYHRKSFDWKEN, from the coding sequence ATGATGCGGCTACATAAACCACCTGAATACAAAGACTATCACCATATAGCTGGCTGTGATCATGCAGGGACAGGCGCAATAGCAGGTCCTATTGTTGGGGCAGCTGTAATACTGCCCAATGGGTTTTATAATGAGACGCTATATAATACTAAAAAGCTAGCCACTGCCTTGCCTATTCATTTGTATAATTTGATTCAACAACATGCTGTTTCATGGAGCATCGCCATGGTAGACCATGAAGAAATTAATAAATATGGCATTCCAAATGCATCACAGCTTGCCATACATAACGCACTTAATCAATTAAAAATATTACCAAGCCTACTATTAGTTGCCGGGCGGTCTTTTGATGGGTACAAAGCCATTCCACATCAATGCATTCCGCAGGGAGACAAGATCTATGCCGCAATTACTGCAGCCAATATACTTGCCAAGATCTATAGAGATCGTTATATGGAAAAATTAGACAAAGACTTTCCTGCTTATGGCTGGAAAAAAAACAAAGGATACGCAACACCAGCACATAAACAAGTTATTAAACAATTTGGGCGTACTTTATACCACCGAAAAAGTTTTGATTGGAAAGAAAATTGA
- the ruvA gene encoding Holliday junction branch migration protein RuvA, with protein sequence MIAQLIGKLLHKEPTYIILDVGGVGYGLHISLYTFDQIKGLDHCTLLTVMQVKSDALTLYGFYTLEEKSWWLYLTSVSSIGPKIALTILSSLTPAALHKAILSKDTRLLTSIKGVGAKAAQRLILELSDKAQKLDYIQDPVLPQPTQNKVDQDAIMALTKLGLTQKVAENAIETVRAQVLSPLTLEELIKKALQPHTSSKY encoded by the coding sequence ATGATTGCGCAGCTTATAGGAAAACTATTGCATAAAGAACCGACTTACATTATCCTAGATGTAGGAGGAGTGGGGTATGGGTTACATATTTCCTTATATACCTTTGATCAAATCAAAGGGTTAGACCATTGCACCTTGTTAACCGTTATGCAGGTAAAAAGCGACGCCTTGACCCTTTATGGCTTTTATACGTTAGAAGAAAAATCATGGTGGTTATACCTGACTTCTGTTAGCAGCATTGGTCCAAAGATTGCTTTGACCATTTTATCCTCCCTAACACCAGCAGCCTTGCACAAGGCTATTCTGAGTAAGGATACGCGTTTGCTTACCTCTATTAAAGGTGTAGGCGCAAAAGCTGCGCAGCGGCTGATATTGGAATTGTCTGATAAAGCCCAAAAATTGGATTACATCCAGGATCCGGTCTTACCACAACCCACTCAAAACAAGGTAGATCAAGATGCGATAATGGCCTTAACCAAATTAGGGCTTACCCAAAAAGTTGCAGAAAACGCGATTGAAACGGTAAGAGCGCAGGTATTATCCCCGCTTACCTTGGAGGAACTTATTAAAAAAGCATTGCAGCCACACACTTCAAGTAAGTATTAA
- the yidC gene encoding membrane protein insertase YidC, whose protein sequence is MVLDKNKLVRLFLISAGFLVYFYVFKPKSETSALAPARPTTSQTAPLDVVHPSSPVAPFAALLQGKEKDITVENELLKVVLSTKGGTIKKVILKKFKDKHGKELVLLDAQSSNMGFSFPYQNALIETKALYFQTQAMPVYMVQDSGQARIVFRLAFTPSQYFEQSFTFSGNSYQIDYDWRAVGMEACFNTTAQPAFCWNMDMKSLEADDKADASRSTVNYYLLDQTFDKLKESATEVEAKKIEVPIKWVSIKQRFFSSAVIAQDAFATGALRMEPMVSPDVTKSVHLSLPLSAKDKAAAHGKFIFFFGPNDYKILKKVTKGFEQNLPLGWPVVKWMNQGLIMPLFAFLEKYVSNYGLVIFLLVIIIKLLLAPLSYRSFISMAKMQVLKPELDKIKEKYKNDLQKAQIEQVAFYREFGINPLSGCMPIMLQMPILMAMFHFFPHAIALRQASFLWANDLSTYDSVMRLPFTIPIYGNHVSLFTLLMVLSTILYTRASNQNGPKEGPMRGLSYVMPFAFMVVLNTFPAGLSFYYCISNVMTFLQQKLINYWVDADSIKEKLMARQQKVKQRGKLSFQSRVAASIEANNKKKK, encoded by the coding sequence ATGGTTTTAGATAAAAACAAGCTTGTTCGATTATTTTTAATATCAGCAGGTTTTCTAGTTTATTTTTATGTATTTAAGCCTAAATCAGAGACGTCTGCTCTTGCACCCGCTCGTCCTACTACTAGTCAAACAGCCCCATTGGATGTGGTGCATCCATCTAGTCCAGTGGCCCCTTTTGCTGCGCTGCTTCAGGGAAAGGAAAAAGATATAACAGTTGAAAATGAGTTACTTAAAGTAGTGCTTAGTACAAAAGGTGGTACTATAAAAAAGGTGATACTTAAAAAGTTCAAAGATAAGCACGGGAAGGAACTGGTCTTATTGGATGCGCAAAGCAGCAATATGGGCTTTTCTTTTCCTTATCAAAATGCATTGATAGAGACTAAGGCTTTATATTTTCAAACCCAAGCTATGCCTGTTTACATGGTCCAAGATAGTGGGCAGGCTAGAATAGTTTTCCGATTGGCATTCACCCCATCTCAATATTTCGAGCAATCTTTTACCTTTTCTGGCAATAGCTATCAAATTGACTATGATTGGCGTGCTGTTGGCATGGAAGCCTGTTTCAATACAACTGCTCAGCCTGCTTTCTGTTGGAATATGGATATGAAAAGTTTGGAGGCGGATGATAAAGCAGATGCTTCTAGAAGTACGGTAAACTACTATTTATTGGATCAGACTTTTGATAAGCTCAAGGAGTCTGCAACAGAGGTTGAAGCAAAGAAAATAGAAGTCCCCATCAAATGGGTGAGCATCAAGCAGCGTTTTTTCTCTTCTGCGGTTATTGCGCAAGATGCTTTCGCTACAGGGGCCCTCCGTATGGAGCCAATGGTATCACCTGATGTTACAAAGTCTGTCCACCTATCCCTTCCACTATCTGCTAAGGACAAAGCAGCAGCTCATGGAAAATTCATTTTTTTCTTTGGGCCTAATGATTATAAAATCCTTAAAAAGGTTACAAAAGGATTTGAGCAAAATCTACCTTTGGGTTGGCCAGTTGTCAAGTGGATGAACCAGGGGCTCATTATGCCGCTTTTTGCTTTTTTGGAAAAGTATGTTTCTAATTATGGCCTAGTTATATTCTTACTGGTTATTATCATTAAGTTGCTTTTGGCACCACTTTCCTATCGCTCTTTTATCTCTATGGCTAAAATGCAGGTTTTAAAACCAGAATTGGATAAGATAAAAGAAAAATATAAAAACGACCTGCAAAAAGCACAGATTGAGCAGGTAGCCTTTTATAGAGAATTCGGTATTAATCCTTTGAGTGGTTGTATGCCTATTATGCTCCAAATGCCTATTCTGATGGCTATGTTTCATTTTTTTCCTCATGCGATTGCACTGCGACAAGCCTCTTTTTTATGGGCAAATGATTTATCAACCTATGATAGCGTTATGCGTCTTCCTTTTACGATACCTATCTATGGTAATCATGTTAGCTTGTTTACATTGTTAATGGTTTTATCAACCATTTTATATACCCGGGCTAGTAACCAAAATGGTCCAAAGGAGGGTCCTATGAGAGGCTTGTCTTATGTTATGCCCTTTGCCTTTATGGTTGTCTTAAATACATTTCCTGCTGGTTTAAGTTTTTACTATTGCATCTCTAATGTGATGACTTTCCTACAGCAGAAGCTTATCAACTATTGGGTTGATGCAGATAGTATTAAAGAAAAACTGATGGCTAGGCAACAAAAGGTAAAGCAACGTGGTAAGCTTTCTTTTCAATCTAGGGTTGCTGCTTCGATTGAAGCCAATAATAAGAAAAAGAAATAG
- a CDS encoding putative glycoside hydrolase, with product MLWASGMGNYRLNLLGELEKKVAKRWVVAKGEGLRLRWIYPFKAMEKRPLTAVASTLARPEQVIVTTGEEVFLSQDGGHTFKLVANRNAISHLAYFTSVAISEADPNEWIIGTSYNGVYITRDAGKSWSPIPAALKGLCFGGYYHETINDMAYDLSDAGKVYFAYGPYGKIALLDLKTGVAKPIPPLPALHGIMALSTIKVNSDTVLLAQTQSAVWSFRHNNWRKHSTLHLNFSPYFSKTRQKKVQDKRGIYLTAWTASNLQDLRKHFMFIKNHGMNAVVIDFKDDFGYITYNSQVKMAQEAQAIRPMLDVKTIRALADEFNIHLIARFVLFKDKKLYRYAGNRYALWDKKKNAPWAHMIKNGKGQLVQPEYWVNLFSPEVWEYNLQIAQELQALGIDEIQFDYIRLPSDGPLHTIASRNNIYEIKAIDAIESFLKRAREVLTLPISINVFGYNGWFLTNALGQNIERLALYVDAISPMTYPSHYHPAFLGTTPYLKKANMLYKVGSDRAAFYAKDQAIIRQYVQAFLLGSERKFSEEKYCNYLKAQLVGLYRSKGSGFLLWNAANNYYMVKQDLSHPELLHSSYK from the coding sequence TTGTTGTGGGCTTCTGGCATGGGCAATTATCGATTAAATCTCCTGGGAGAACTGGAAAAAAAGGTTGCAAAGCGTTGGGTGGTTGCCAAAGGGGAGGGTTTGCGTTTGCGTTGGATCTATCCTTTCAAAGCAATGGAAAAACGACCCCTTACTGCTGTGGCTAGCACCCTGGCTAGGCCTGAGCAGGTCATTGTAACAACAGGTGAGGAAGTCTTTCTATCCCAAGATGGTGGCCATACTTTTAAATTGGTAGCTAATCGCAATGCGATCTCTCATTTGGCTTATTTTACCTCAGTAGCTATTTCAGAAGCCGATCCGAATGAATGGATCATCGGTACTTCCTATAATGGTGTGTATATAACAAGAGATGCAGGCAAAAGCTGGAGCCCTATACCTGCAGCATTAAAAGGCCTTTGTTTTGGTGGCTATTATCATGAAACGATTAATGATATGGCCTACGATCTTTCAGATGCTGGCAAAGTGTATTTTGCCTATGGACCTTATGGGAAAATAGCCTTGCTTGACCTCAAGACGGGTGTTGCTAAGCCTATACCACCGCTTCCAGCGCTACATGGCATTATGGCCTTATCCACTATTAAAGTCAATTCAGATACAGTGTTACTGGCTCAAACGCAGTCAGCTGTTTGGAGCTTTCGTCATAATAACTGGCGGAAACATAGCACGCTGCATCTTAATTTTTCACCTTATTTTTCCAAGACGAGACAAAAAAAGGTGCAAGATAAAAGAGGCATTTACCTAACGGCTTGGACAGCTAGCAATCTACAAGATTTACGAAAGCATTTTATGTTTATCAAAAATCATGGTATGAATGCCGTTGTTATTGACTTCAAAGATGATTTTGGATACATTACCTATAACTCGCAGGTTAAAATGGCGCAGGAAGCTCAAGCGATCCGCCCTATGCTGGATGTAAAGACGATTCGTGCCTTAGCAGATGAATTCAACATTCATCTCATCGCTCGCTTTGTGCTTTTTAAGGATAAAAAACTATATCGGTATGCGGGCAATCGTTACGCATTATGGGATAAGAAAAAGAATGCACCATGGGCGCATATGATAAAAAATGGCAAGGGTCAGTTGGTGCAGCCAGAATACTGGGTGAATCTCTTTTCGCCTGAGGTGTGGGAGTATAACCTCCAAATTGCCCAAGAATTGCAAGCGCTAGGTATTGATGAGATTCAGTTTGACTACATTCGGCTGCCTTCCGATGGACCGCTCCATACCATTGCCTCCCGTAACAATATTTATGAAATCAAGGCTATAGATGCCATTGAATCTTTCTTAAAGCGGGCACGAGAAGTATTGACCTTACCTATCTCTATCAATGTATTTGGCTACAATGGCTGGTTTTTAACCAATGCACTTGGGCAGAATATCGAGCGGTTAGCGCTTTACGTGGATGCGATTTCGCCTATGACCTATCCTTCTCACTACCACCCTGCATTTTTGGGGACTACACCATACCTAAAAAAGGCAAATATGCTCTATAAAGTAGGGTCAGATCGTGCTGCTTTTTATGCAAAAGACCAAGCGATTATCCGTCAATATGTTCAAGCTTTCCTTTTGGGATCTGAGCGGAAATTTTCAGAAGAAAAGTATTGCAATTATCTTAAAGCCCAATTAGTAGGTCTGTATCGCTCAAAAGGTTCGGGCTTTTTACTGTGGAATGCCGCTAACAACTATTACATGGTAAAGCAGGATTTGTCCCATCCTGAATTATTGCATTCCTCTTACAAATGA
- a CDS encoding transglycosylase domain-containing protein, with protein MEKIIRILWKLFAAVIIGIPIYLFSVQVDFYNLYGSMPSTDLLENPQDVLASELYAADGILLGKYFRDNRSPVTYEEISPNMIHALIASEDYRFEQHAGIDLWGLSRAFFLSIILQQNKGGGSTLTQQLAKNLFNIRKEVSYRGKCSSIPLLSKLILKTKEWILAVQLERAYTKQEIIAMYLNTVTFGSNTYGIKVAARTFFNKTPADLRIEEAALLVGLLRAPTRYSPIKHPKSAHHIRNVVLSQMVKYGFLKQSEYDLICEIPTELHYQEENYEKGIAPYFRGVVRDFLLKWTKENGYDLFSDGLRIYTTIDSRVQTHAEAALKEHMALLQNKFDHHWKDQDPWVHENGNEIVYYIENEIKKTPLYKKLRKEYGTDTESIDRVLHTPIPTTLFSWEGPIQKTITPIEAFKHDRRILQAGCMAMNPYTGHIKAWVGGIDYKYFKYDHVKQSKRQAGSTFKPIVYTVALENGFLPTDVVKDEPVTFLQPNGSTWTPQNAWKTYSGNKYTLRYAMAKSYNSITSYLIKVLGPQLVVDCAKRMGIQGPLDPVPAICLGCSDASIYEMVGAYSTFLNRGVWTKPFFITHIEDKHGNILQTFIPQRQEAIHEDTADLMTHMLQGSLDEGALNSVSMALRAQNGIAGKSGTTSNHSDGWFIGLTQNLCTGVWVGGEDRCIHFRDFELGAGRATAQPIWEKFIIKLYNDPDLPYKKGPLITNHTLSEKVKNIIQSKPEDPLGQSTDSATGPSTDNKKKIAIELDIDKIL; from the coding sequence ATGGAAAAAATAATACGTATACTCTGGAAACTTTTTGCAGCAGTAATCATAGGTATTCCTATATACCTTTTTTCTGTTCAAGTTGATTTCTACAATTTGTATGGCAGCATGCCATCAACAGACCTGTTAGAAAACCCACAAGACGTGTTAGCCTCTGAACTCTATGCTGCTGACGGCATCTTGCTAGGCAAATATTTTAGAGACAACCGCAGCCCTGTAACCTATGAAGAGATTTCCCCTAATATGATTCATGCCCTTATCGCATCAGAGGATTATCGTTTTGAACAGCATGCTGGTATAGATTTATGGGGATTATCGCGTGCCTTTTTTCTCTCCATTATATTGCAGCAAAACAAAGGAGGAGGCAGCACCCTTACCCAACAGCTGGCCAAAAATCTTTTCAACATTAGAAAAGAAGTAAGCTATAGAGGCAAATGTTCGAGTATTCCCTTACTCAGCAAACTGATTCTTAAAACGAAGGAATGGATTTTAGCGGTTCAACTCGAGCGTGCGTATACCAAGCAAGAAATTATAGCCATGTATCTGAATACGGTTACCTTTGGAAGCAATACCTATGGTATTAAAGTAGCCGCGCGTACCTTTTTCAACAAAACACCAGCCGATTTACGCATAGAAGAAGCTGCGCTATTAGTAGGTCTATTGCGTGCACCTACCCGCTACAGCCCCATCAAACATCCTAAAAGCGCCCACCATATTAGAAATGTAGTGCTATCCCAAATGGTCAAGTATGGTTTTCTGAAACAATCTGAATACGATCTAATTTGCGAAATACCCACTGAACTACACTATCAAGAAGAAAACTATGAAAAAGGTATCGCACCTTATTTTAGAGGCGTAGTACGTGACTTTCTCTTAAAGTGGACAAAAGAAAATGGTTATGATCTTTTTTCAGATGGACTACGGATCTATACTACCATTGATAGTCGCGTGCAAACCCACGCAGAAGCTGCTTTAAAAGAGCACATGGCCCTGTTGCAAAATAAATTCGATCACCACTGGAAAGATCAAGATCCATGGGTTCATGAAAATGGAAACGAAATAGTATATTATATTGAAAATGAAATAAAAAAAACACCACTTTACAAAAAGTTACGTAAAGAATATGGGACAGACACCGAATCGATTGATAGGGTATTGCATACCCCTATACCCACCACATTATTTTCTTGGGAAGGTCCTATTCAAAAAACGATAACCCCTATAGAAGCCTTTAAGCACGATCGAAGGATTTTACAAGCTGGATGCATGGCCATGAATCCCTATACAGGCCATATTAAAGCCTGGGTAGGTGGTATTGATTACAAATATTTTAAATACGATCATGTAAAACAAAGCAAACGACAAGCCGGTTCAACCTTTAAGCCTATAGTATATACAGTAGCATTAGAGAATGGTTTTCTCCCTACAGATGTGGTTAAAGATGAGCCCGTTACTTTTTTACAGCCCAACGGGTCAACTTGGACACCGCAAAATGCCTGGAAAACCTATTCTGGAAACAAATATACATTGCGTTATGCTATGGCCAAATCCTACAATTCCATCACATCTTATCTAATCAAAGTGCTTGGTCCGCAATTGGTTGTAGATTGTGCCAAGCGCATGGGTATACAAGGTCCTTTAGATCCAGTCCCTGCGATTTGTTTGGGCTGTAGTGATGCATCCATCTATGAAATGGTAGGAGCATACAGTACTTTTTTGAACAGGGGGGTTTGGACAAAACCCTTTTTCATTACCCATATTGAAGACAAGCATGGGAATATATTACAAACCTTTATACCACAACGCCAAGAAGCCATTCATGAAGATACGGCTGACCTTATGACCCATATGCTACAAGGCTCGCTAGATGAAGGTGCCCTAAATAGCGTATCTATGGCACTAAGAGCGCAGAACGGCATAGCGGGAAAGTCGGGTACTACTTCGAATCATTCAGATGGTTGGTTTATCGGATTAACCCAAAACCTTTGTACAGGTGTTTGGGTAGGTGGAGAAGATCGTTGCATTCATTTTAGAGATTTTGAGCTAGGCGCAGGTCGTGCGACCGCTCAGCCTATATGGGAAAAATTTATTATAAAGTTATATAATGATCCCGATCTGCCTTATAAAAAGGGGCCTTTGATCACCAACCACACCTTATCTGAAAAGGTAAAAAATATTATTCAAAGCAAGCCGGAAGATCCCTTAGGCCAATCTACCGATAGCGCTACTGGCCCGTCAACGGATAACAAAAAGAAAATAGCAATAGAATTAGATATAGATAAAATACTCTAA
- a CDS encoding LysM peptidoglycan-binding domain-containing protein, producing MRWVFVLITLVLLGGSAVDLSESIVVPGVVRFAGMQLKLTRGARKRVQEKVNQLTRSKKSVHQLLERTHLFFPFIEKILADENVPDDFKFQAVHESMLIGDAVSHTEDVGFWQIQKATGLGLRLTIDDLVDERMHLIQSTKAAARFLKIQNQYFDSWLGALLAYNRGRAGAVKLFPLKCYGAKVVRLDDKTDHYIISVIAAKLAFEKMAGKKKHAKLQLFVYNQGYHGQRLEDIAAHFKIEEKLLSQHNRWLKTAVIPHHTKCPLLVPLLHTHAHIYPKLSKPLTNQSVKQKQTIVTPKKQLPQAYSIDYAKYLKPAFPEVTPLKGSPRLVKANGKTAIVAKKGDTIPYLTQLGNLRIDQFLLINEIKKTHQLIPGMLYYYSPKGSKGSRHYHVVAPGEGLWGIAQRYGMKQSALLEKNRMKQAEPLEKGRILWLRFIRPRKIPVAYYHVDPL from the coding sequence ATGCGTTGGGTCTTTGTTCTCATTACCTTGGTGCTATTGGGTGGATCGGCTGTTGATCTATCGGAATCAATCGTTGTGCCAGGAGTAGTGCGGTTTGCAGGTATGCAATTGAAGCTTACACGTGGTGCCCGTAAGCGTGTGCAAGAAAAAGTAAACCAGTTGACCCGATCGAAAAAATCGGTGCATCAACTATTAGAGCGAACCCATCTTTTTTTTCCATTTATAGAAAAAATATTGGCCGATGAAAATGTGCCAGATGATTTTAAATTCCAAGCTGTACATGAAAGTATGTTGATAGGGGATGCAGTAAGTCATACCGAAGATGTGGGCTTTTGGCAAATCCAAAAAGCAACCGGTTTGGGTTTAAGGCTAACCATAGATGACCTTGTAGATGAAAGAATGCACTTGATTCAATCGACAAAAGCAGCAGCTCGTTTTTTAAAAATCCAAAATCAATATTTTGATAGTTGGTTGGGTGCATTGCTGGCTTACAATAGGGGTAGGGCAGGGGCAGTAAAGCTATTTCCTCTAAAATGCTATGGTGCTAAAGTAGTACGGCTGGATGATAAAACGGATCATTATATCATCTCTGTAATCGCTGCTAAGCTGGCATTTGAAAAGATGGCTGGTAAAAAAAAGCATGCAAAGCTACAGCTGTTTGTCTATAACCAAGGCTACCATGGCCAAAGGCTAGAAGATATTGCTGCACACTTTAAGATAGAAGAAAAGCTATTATCCCAGCACAATCGATGGCTTAAAACCGCTGTGATACCACATCATACAAAATGCCCTTTACTGGTCCCATTGCTGCATACCCATGCGCATATCTATCCTAAACTTTCTAAACCATTAACCAATCAATCAGTTAAACAGAAACAAACAATAGTAACACCTAAAAAACAGCTCCCTCAGGCTTATAGTATAGATTATGCCAAGTATTTAAAGCCTGCTTTCCCTGAAGTTACACCGTTAAAAGGTAGCCCTAGATTGGTTAAAGCCAATGGAAAAACAGCTATTGTAGCAAAAAAAGGAGATACCATTCCCTATTTAACCCAGTTGGGCAATTTGCGAATAGATCAATTTCTTCTTATCAATGAGATTAAAAAAACACATCAGCTGATCCCAGGGATGCTATATTATTATAGTCCAAAAGGTAGTAAAGGTAGCAGGCACTATCATGTGGTCGCACCCGGAGAAGGGCTATGGGGTATTGCACAAAGATATGGCATGAAGCAATCTGCTCTTTTGGAGAAAAACCGCATGAAGCAAGCAGAACCTTTGGAAAAAGGGCGCATACTATGGTTGCGCTTTATTAGACCCCGTAAGATTCCAGTAGCATATTACCATGTAGATCCACTTTAA
- a CDS encoding HTH domain-containing protein gives MVQLLAVNPYFTINKIAKELSISYSTAQRGVQKLEAAGILKKTGNNKRDKVYCAIDILNILEEPTHIKASICE, from the coding sequence ATGGTACAGCTCTTAGCTGTAAATCCTTATTTTACTATCAATAAAATTGCTAAAGAGCTTAGCATTTCCTACAGCACTGCACAAAGGGGTGTTCAAAAACTTGAGGCTGCCGGCATTCTTAAAAAGACGGGTAATAATAAACGGGATAAAGTTTACTGCGCCATTGACATATTAAATATCCTGGAGGAACCTACGCACATCAAGGCAAGTATTTGTGAATAA
- a CDS encoding DciA family protein — protein sequence MNDGHQTKSLKELVSRFLETSPFQKQLTAAMVRSAWHKRMPKVVCDRTEKLYVHHNKIFLKITSAPLRHELKFNKDKILMMFHEAMPNTLLQDVVFL from the coding sequence ATGAACGATGGTCATCAGACAAAAAGTCTTAAAGAATTGGTGAGCAGATTTCTTGAAACCTCTCCTTTTCAGAAACAATTAACAGCAGCTATGGTACGCTCTGCATGGCATAAGCGCATGCCCAAAGTCGTTTGTGATAGGACGGAAAAGCTTTATGTGCACCATAACAAGATCTTTTTAAAAATAACTTCTGCCCCTTTACGGCATGAGTTAAAGTTTAACAAAGATAAAATCCTTATGATGTTCCATGAAGCCATGCCCAATACGCTGTTACAAGATGTTGTTTTTTTGTAA